A single region of the Actinomycetes bacterium genome encodes:
- a CDS encoding ABC transporter substrate-binding protein — protein sequence MKVLAVAAAVAMGAAACGGGDDGSSAGDGDASGSGGDGTDAGPPQYGGELVYALEAESSGGWCLPETQLAISGIQVARSIYDTLTIPDENGDYVPFLAESVEPNEDLTQWTVKVRDGVTFHDGSPLTAEVVKNNIDSWRGEYPGRTPLLLRFAYDNIADVTVVDDSTVTITTKVPWPSLPAALYYTGRVGIMAQAQLDDPDNCDKNLIGTGPFMLDEWVVNDFLTASRNPEYWATDADGNQLPYLDSVTFRPFPEGAARTNALLSGQASALHTSSAIQLETLLAEQDAGAVSLFTSGEYPEVAYGLLNASKPPFDNPLAREAAALAFNREQVNEIINLDMFEIANGPFGPGEIGYLDDTGWPAYDADRARELAEQYAAETGQPLEFTLTVPNTQEIIQTAQLLQEQGEAVGVTINVETVEQAAMISRAIAGDYEAVAFRNHPGGDPDSQYVWWYGGAPTNFGKFNDPEINALLDEGRSTTDEARRKEVYEEINREFAKEFYNLWLNWTEWTIATAPDVNGIAGPSNPDGSAPFAGLAGGHSLAGTWLAG from the coding sequence ATCAAGGTGCTTGCGGTGGCGGCGGCTGTCGCCATGGGGGCAGCCGCGTGCGGTGGCGGCGACGACGGCTCCTCAGCCGGCGACGGCGACGCGAGCGGGTCCGGCGGCGACGGCACCGACGCTGGCCCACCCCAGTACGGAGGTGAGCTCGTCTATGCGCTGGAGGCCGAGAGCTCCGGCGGCTGGTGCCTGCCCGAGACCCAGCTGGCCATCTCCGGCATCCAGGTCGCCCGCTCCATCTATGACACGCTTACGATCCCCGACGAGAACGGTGACTACGTCCCGTTCCTCGCCGAGTCGGTGGAGCCCAACGAGGACCTGACCCAGTGGACCGTGAAGGTCCGCGACGGCGTGACCTTCCACGACGGCTCGCCGCTCACCGCCGAGGTCGTCAAGAACAACATCGATTCCTGGCGCGGCGAGTACCCGGGCCGCACTCCACTGCTGCTCCGTTTCGCCTATGACAACATCGCCGATGTGACGGTCGTCGACGACTCGACCGTGACCATCACGACGAAGGTGCCATGGCCGTCGCTGCCGGCGGCGCTCTACTACACCGGCCGTGTCGGGATCATGGCACAGGCCCAGCTCGACGATCCCGACAACTGCGACAAGAACCTGATCGGCACCGGCCCCTTCATGCTCGACGAGTGGGTCGTGAACGACTTCCTCACCGCCTCGCGCAACCCGGAGTACTGGGCGACTGACGCCGACGGCAACCAGCTTCCCTACCTCGACTCGGTCACATTCCGGCCCTTCCCCGAGGGCGCGGCGCGGACCAACGCCCTTCTCTCGGGCCAGGCGTCGGCACTGCACACATCGTCGGCGATCCAGCTCGAGACACTGCTCGCCGAACAGGATGCAGGGGCCGTGTCGCTCTTCACCTCCGGTGAGTACCCGGAGGTCGCATACGGACTGCTCAACGCGTCCAAGCCCCCGTTCGACAACCCGTTGGCCCGCGAGGCGGCGGCGCTCGCATTCAACCGCGAGCAGGTCAACGAGATCATCAACCTGGACATGTTCGAGATCGCCAACGGTCCCTTCGGCCCCGGTGAGATCGGCTACCTGGATGACACCGGCTGGCCTGCCTACGACGCGGACCGGGCGCGCGAGCTCGCCGAGCAGTACGCGGCCGAGACCGGCCAGCCTCTCGAGTTCACCCTCACCGTCCCCAACACCCAGGAGATCATCCAGACCGCGCAACTGCTCCAGGAGCAGGGCGAGGCCGTAGGTGTGACCATCAATGTGGAGACCGTCGAGCAGGCGGCCATGATCAGCCGGGCAATCGCCGGCGACTACGAGGCCGTCGCGTTCCGCAACCACCCCGGGGGTGACCCCGACAGCCAGTACGTGTGGTGGTACGGCGGTGCTCCGACCAACTTCGGCAAATTCAACGATCCGGAGATCAACGCCCTTCTCGACGAAGGCCGCTCGACTACCGACGAGGCCCGCCGCAAGGAGGTCTACGAGGAGATCAACCGCGAGTTCGCGAAGGAGTTCTACAACCTGTGGCTCAACTGGACTGAGTGGACGATTGCCACGGCGCCGGATGTGAACGGCATCGCGGGTCCATCCAATCCGGACGGGTCGGCTCCGTTCGCGGGCCTGGCGGGCGGCCACAGCCTGGCCGGAACCTGGCTGGCGGGCTGA
- a CDS encoding ABC transporter substrate-binding protein translates to MSAIRTNGSLKLVATLVAALALVAGACSSGGDEETGGESTDVSGAIKTGGDMVYALEAETSGGFCFSDSQLAISGMMVTRSIYDLLTVPAEGGGFAPYLLESLESNDTADSWTLKLREDVKFHDGTDLDSTVLKNNIDAWLGRYPARPSLFGVFVLEPIDTVEIVDDLTVEITTKVPWPAFPAYLYGGSRLGIMGQAQLDDPDNCDKNLIGTGPFKLEEWVINDKMVTTRNEDYWATDDDGNQLPYLDSLTFVPVPDSQVRVNGLLAGEYDVIMTAAAPATENLNEEAEAGSVSLYQTTVNAEVNNLMFNHARPPFDDQGAREAAILAMDQETRDEVVTFNLFGQANGPFPPGAPGYLEDSGWPEYDLEKAKELVADYEARTGQPLDFSYLHGNDEESIRSASFNQQQFEAAGMKVNMQTREQATLISEALGTEWDMMAFRNFPAGTPDGNYVWWISDSPVNFPRMNSPEIDALLNEGRSELDEARALEIYEEVNRKLNEGSHFLWTDWVQWTIASQPDISGILGPTLPDGQQPGLGLSTGHATVGLHYTE, encoded by the coding sequence GTGTCAGCGATCCGGACGAACGGCAGCCTGAAGCTGGTCGCCACACTTGTTGCCGCGTTGGCGCTCGTGGCCGGCGCCTGCAGCAGCGGTGGCGACGAAGAGACCGGCGGCGAGTCCACCGACGTCTCCGGGGCCATCAAGACCGGCGGCGACATGGTCTACGCGCTCGAGGCCGAGACCTCGGGCGGATTCTGTTTCTCGGATTCCCAACTGGCGATCTCGGGCATGATGGTCACCCGGTCCATCTACGACCTGCTCACGGTTCCCGCGGAGGGGGGCGGCTTCGCTCCCTACCTGCTGGAGTCCCTGGAGTCGAACGACACGGCTGACAGCTGGACGCTGAAGCTGCGCGAAGACGTCAAGTTCCACGACGGCACCGACCTCGACTCCACGGTGCTCAAGAACAACATCGACGCCTGGCTCGGCCGGTACCCTGCCCGCCCGTCGCTGTTCGGCGTGTTCGTGCTCGAGCCGATCGACACCGTGGAGATCGTCGACGACCTCACGGTGGAGATCACGACGAAGGTGCCGTGGCCGGCCTTCCCCGCCTACCTGTACGGCGGCAGTCGACTCGGGATCATGGGACAGGCACAGCTCGATGACCCCGACAACTGCGACAAGAACCTGATCGGCACCGGACCGTTCAAGCTCGAGGAGTGGGTCATCAACGACAAGATGGTCACCACCCGCAACGAGGACTACTGGGCCACCGACGATGACGGCAACCAGCTCCCGTACCTCGACTCGCTGACGTTCGTGCCCGTGCCCGACAGCCAGGTCCGTGTCAACGGGCTCCTCGCCGGCGAGTACGACGTGATCATGACGGCTGCGGCGCCGGCCACCGAGAACCTCAACGAGGAGGCCGAGGCAGGGTCCGTGTCGCTCTACCAGACCACGGTCAACGCCGAGGTCAACAACCTCATGTTCAACCACGCCCGCCCCCCCTTCGACGACCAGGGCGCCCGTGAAGCGGCGATCCTGGCGATGGACCAGGAAACCCGCGACGAAGTGGTCACCTTCAACCTGTTCGGCCAGGCCAACGGGCCCTTCCCGCCGGGGGCACCGGGATACCTCGAGGACTCGGGCTGGCCCGAATACGACCTCGAGAAGGCAAAGGAACTCGTGGCGGACTACGAGGCCCGCACCGGCCAGCCGCTCGACTTCAGCTACCTGCACGGCAACGACGAGGAGAGCATCCGGTCAGCGTCGTTCAACCAGCAGCAGTTCGAGGCGGCCGGGATGAAGGTCAACATGCAGACCCGCGAGCAGGCGACGCTCATATCGGAGGCCCTCGGCACCGAGTGGGACATGATGGCGTTCCGCAACTTCCCGGCCGGCACTCCCGACGGAAACTACGTGTGGTGGATCTCGGACTCTCCGGTCAACTTCCCCCGCATGAACAGCCCCGAGATCGATGCGCTGCTGAACGAGGGCCGCTCCGAGTTGGACGAGGCAAGGGCGCTGGAGATCTACGAGGAGGTCAACAGGAAGCTCAATGAGGGCAGCCACTTCCTGTGGACCGACTGGGTCCAGTGGACCATCGCCTCGCAGCCCGACATTTCCGGGATCCTCGGCCCAACGCTGCCCGACGGGCAGCAGCCAGGCCTGGGACTGTCGACCGGCCACGCGACGGTCGGACTGCACTACACCGAATAG
- a CDS encoding glycerophosphodiester phosphodiesterase — protein sequence MAHSRLAGRPARHPFLEHHAPLPFAHRGGTESAPENSLAAFAAAVEVGFVYLETDVHLSADGVVVATHDESLGRVADVDGLIAEMTWPEIRAARLGGTEPIPTFEELLEAFPDRKVNIDPKSDAVVDSLMRVLVRHDALERVCIGAFSEDRLIRIREALGPHVCTSASPRETGRLVAASRLPGGPDRRPRSTPPYQCVQVPVRHKGVEVVTRRFIGAAHARGAQVHVWTIDDPAEMHRLLDLGVDGIMTDRPSVLRSVLESRGTW from the coding sequence ATCGCACACAGTCGACTCGCCGGGCGACCGGCCCGCCACCCCTTCCTCGAACACCATGCGCCGCTCCCCTTCGCCCACCGGGGCGGTACGGAGTCTGCGCCCGAGAACAGCCTGGCCGCCTTCGCGGCGGCGGTGGAGGTGGGCTTCGTCTACCTCGAAACCGACGTGCACCTGAGCGCGGATGGGGTCGTCGTGGCTACCCACGACGAGTCGTTGGGCCGTGTGGCCGATGTCGACGGACTGATCGCCGAGATGACCTGGCCCGAGATCCGCGCAGCACGCCTGGGAGGCACCGAGCCGATTCCCACCTTCGAGGAACTGCTGGAGGCGTTCCCGGACCGCAAGGTCAACATCGACCCCAAGTCCGATGCCGTGGTGGACTCGCTCATGCGGGTCCTCGTGCGCCATGACGCCCTCGAGCGCGTTTGCATCGGCGCCTTCTCCGAGGACCGACTGATTCGCATACGCGAGGCGCTGGGGCCCCATGTCTGCACTTCGGCGAGCCCCCGCGAAACAGGGAGGCTCGTCGCGGCGTCCAGGCTGCCCGGGGGACCTGACAGGCGTCCGCGGTCGACTCCGCCATATCAATGCGTGCAGGTGCCGGTGCGCCACAAGGGAGTCGAGGTGGTGACCCGCCGTTTCATCGGCGCCGCGCATGCGCGTGGCGCGCAGGTGCACGTCTGGACCATCGACGACCCCGCGGAGATGCACCGCCTGCTCGACCTCGGGGTGGACGGCATCATGACCGACCGACCGAGTGTCCTGAGAAGCGTGTTGGAGTCTCGGGGCACCTGGTAG
- a CDS encoding acyl-CoA dehydrogenase: MTDTTADEQMVAEATAELIAKHDPKATPEQAFLEAQYDAGLAWVHFPVGEGGLDVSPKLQRNVLRSISSAGGPIGGMANPIGYGMCGPAVQVHGSAEQKQMLRPLFSNEHIWCQLFSEPGAGSDVASLACKAERDGDEWIINGQKVWTTLAHISSYGLLIARTDPDVPKHRGITAFIVDMHADGVETRPLRQMTGDAEFNEVYFTDARVPDSMRLDDTGRGWAVSITTLMNERVSIGGGTPPRGSGPIADLVDAWQTCGSSDPVSRDKVMRLWVDAEVSRLTNLRAAANRRSGTPGPEGSVAKLAMAELNKSIYEAVVDLMGPAGMTYASYEDHPTKGGLFGEDQQENFLRARANSIEGGTSEVLKNILGERVLGLPGDVRVDKELPWAEVPRS; encoded by the coding sequence ATGACCGATACGACGGCCGACGAGCAGATGGTGGCAGAGGCCACCGCGGAACTGATCGCGAAACACGACCCGAAGGCGACACCTGAACAGGCCTTCCTGGAGGCGCAGTACGACGCCGGGCTCGCCTGGGTGCACTTTCCGGTCGGCGAGGGTGGCCTCGACGTGTCACCGAAGCTGCAGCGAAACGTGTTGCGGTCGATCTCGTCGGCGGGCGGACCCATCGGTGGCATGGCCAACCCAATCGGTTACGGCATGTGCGGCCCCGCGGTGCAGGTGCATGGCAGCGCCGAGCAGAAGCAGATGCTGCGGCCGCTGTTCTCCAACGAGCACATCTGGTGCCAGCTCTTCTCGGAGCCCGGCGCCGGCTCGGACGTGGCTTCACTGGCGTGCAAGGCCGAGCGCGACGGCGACGAGTGGATCATCAACGGCCAGAAGGTCTGGACCACGCTTGCGCACATCTCGAGCTACGGCCTGCTGATCGCCCGAACCGACCCCGACGTGCCAAAGCACCGCGGAATCACGGCCTTCATCGTCGACATGCACGCAGACGGCGTCGAGACCCGGCCCCTGCGGCAGATGACAGGTGACGCCGAATTCAACGAGGTCTACTTCACCGACGCACGTGTCCCCGACAGCATGCGCCTCGACGACACGGGTCGCGGCTGGGCGGTGTCCATCACCACGCTGATGAACGAGCGCGTGTCGATCGGTGGCGGCACCCCACCGCGCGGCTCGGGACCCATCGCTGATCTCGTCGACGCCTGGCAGACCTGCGGATCATCGGATCCCGTCAGCCGCGACAAGGTCATGCGGCTGTGGGTCGACGCCGAGGTGAGTCGTCTCACCAACCTGCGCGCCGCCGCCAACCGTCGCTCCGGCACTCCCGGGCCCGAGGGGTCGGTCGCGAAACTGGCGATGGCCGAACTCAACAAGTCGATCTACGAGGCGGTCGTGGACCTGATGGGTCCTGCCGGCATGACATACGCCTCCTATGAGGACCACCCGACCAAGGGCGGCCTGTTCGGCGAGGACCAGCAGGAGAACTTCCTGCGTGCCCGTGCCAACTCCATCGAGGGCGGCACCTCGGAGGTGCTCAAGAACATCCTCGGCGAGCGCGTGCTGGGCCTGCCCGGTGACGTGCGTGTCGACAAGGAGCTTCCCTGGGCCGAGGTGCCGCGCAGCTGA
- the pyk gene encoding pyruvate kinase, with amino-acid sequence MSRRTKIVATIGPTSDDRSTLAALMEAGMDVARLGLAHNSLDEVMERYRRVRSVAAEHGRNVGVLVDLPGPKVRLANFGDVPQHLATGHRFTVVPGRSESDLDVVGVDYGNLLRDIQPGDSMAVGDGSVVLRIESIDGDSAKAMVANGGPIQGRPGLHIPSDRLSISSPTAEDLRMLDAFVDAGVDMVALSFVRSAHDIRRVGTAPYPRGPLLGAKSETGAAGENREGTIEAAGAIMIARGDLGSELGIEELPHIQKQITRDCISGGKPVITATQMFESMITAPAPTRAEVSDVANAIFDGSSAVMLSAETAVGHDPVASVATMSRVAERADAEFDYEMWARQIRELRAEVLPDGGDRITDAMTAATWRAATEMGVSAILCISDSGFTVRSIARFRPRMPIIGFSPNERTVRQLTLSWGTVPVLASGHVDNVETMEEMIVAAREGGHIRSGDIVAVLAGTGGRSTDMLRLAQVP; translated from the coding sequence ATGAGCCGACGCACCAAGATCGTCGCGACCATCGGTCCGACTTCTGATGACCGCAGCACCCTGGCGGCGTTGATGGAGGCCGGGATGGACGTGGCGCGTCTCGGTCTGGCCCACAACTCCCTGGACGAGGTGATGGAGCGCTACCGCCGGGTGCGAAGCGTCGCGGCCGAGCACGGTCGCAACGTGGGTGTCCTCGTCGATCTGCCCGGACCGAAGGTGAGGCTCGCCAACTTCGGCGATGTCCCACAACATCTGGCGACCGGGCACCGGTTCACTGTCGTGCCGGGCCGCAGCGAGTCTGACCTGGATGTGGTTGGTGTCGACTACGGGAACCTGCTGCGCGACATCCAACCCGGTGACTCCATGGCCGTCGGCGATGGAAGTGTCGTTCTGCGTATCGAGTCGATTGACGGCGACAGCGCCAAGGCTATGGTCGCCAACGGCGGCCCGATCCAGGGACGCCCCGGGCTCCACATACCGTCAGACCGCCTCAGCATTTCGTCGCCCACTGCTGAGGACCTGCGGATGCTCGATGCGTTCGTGGACGCCGGGGTCGACATGGTTGCGCTCTCGTTCGTGCGTTCGGCACACGACATCCGGCGGGTCGGCACCGCGCCCTACCCGCGCGGCCCGCTGCTGGGGGCGAAGAGCGAGACTGGCGCCGCGGGCGAGAACCGCGAAGGGACCATCGAGGCGGCCGGTGCGATCATGATCGCCCGCGGCGACCTCGGCTCGGAACTCGGCATCGAGGAGCTCCCACACATCCAGAAGCAGATCACGCGGGACTGCATCTCCGGGGGCAAACCGGTCATCACCGCCACCCAGATGTTCGAATCGATGATCACTGCGCCCGCGCCGACGCGTGCGGAGGTCAGCGACGTTGCCAACGCCATCTTCGACGGGTCCTCGGCCGTGATGCTGTCGGCAGAGACAGCCGTCGGCCACGACCCCGTGGCATCGGTGGCCACGATGTCGCGCGTGGCGGAGCGTGCCGACGCCGAGTTCGACTACGAGATGTGGGCCCGACAGATCCGCGAGCTGCGTGCCGAGGTGCTGCCGGACGGCGGCGACAGGATCACAGATGCCATGACCGCAGCCACCTGGCGCGCCGCAACAGAGATGGGCGTATCGGCGATCCTGTGCATCAGCGACTCCGGCTTCACGGTGCGCTCGATCGCCAGGTTCAGGCCCCGGATGCCGATCATCGGGTTCAGCCCCAACGAGCGGACCGTGCGCCAGCTCACGCTGAGCTGGGGCACCGTGCCCGTGCTCGCGTCCGGCCACGTGGACAACGTCGAGACAATGGAGGAGATGATCGTGGCTGCCCGCGAAGGCGGCCACATCCGCTCCGGCGACATCGTGGCCGTGCTCGCGGGAACCGGCGGCCGCTCCACCGACATGCTGCGACTCGCCCAGGTGCCCTGA
- a CDS encoding alpha/beta hydrolase translates to MSAPPAPRSQHMVSGLAVTRRRPDNPRATVLLVHGAMDRAASFGRTMRRLGHHDVIAYDRRGYAGSIGAGVARDLRAHVEDLCEVAHWAEPENLVVVGHSLGGLLALNAGAGPLDGLPLKALGAFEAPMPWLESDDEGSGEVTLAVARREGPAAAAQFFYRAMVGDAVWQRLRDADRHDRLAEGPALVGELAAARQADAAVDFAALRAAAHVARGELSSWRLRAAAAAMAEMAGSPIEEVAGAGHGAHLSHPDEFSRWVSGLS, encoded by the coding sequence ATGAGCGCGCCCCCAGCGCCGCGTAGCCAGCACATGGTGTCCGGGCTTGCGGTGACGCGTCGGCGCCCCGACAACCCCCGGGCGACCGTGCTGCTGGTACACGGAGCCATGGATCGCGCCGCCAGCTTCGGGCGCACGATGCGCCGCCTGGGCCACCACGACGTAATCGCGTACGACCGTCGCGGGTATGCGGGATCAATCGGTGCCGGCGTCGCCCGCGACCTCCGGGCCCACGTGGAGGATCTGTGCGAGGTCGCCCACTGGGCCGAACCGGAGAACCTGGTCGTGGTCGGCCACAGCCTCGGCGGACTGCTAGCCCTGAACGCGGGAGCGGGCCCCCTCGACGGGCTGCCCCTCAAGGCACTGGGAGCCTTCGAGGCGCCGATGCCATGGCTCGAGTCCGACGACGAGGGATCCGGCGAGGTGACGCTCGCGGTGGCAAGGCGGGAGGGACCGGCCGCGGCGGCACAGTTCTTCTACCGGGCCATGGTGGGTGACGCGGTGTGGCAACGATTGCGCGACGCAGACAGGCACGATCGCCTCGCCGAGGGGCCGGCCCTGGTGGGCGAGCTGGCGGCCGCGCGCCAAGCCGACGCCGCTGTGGACTTCGCAGCGTTGCGGGCGGCGGCCCATGTGGCGCGCGGCGAGCTCAGCTCGTGGCGGCTGAGGGCGGCGGCCGCTGCGATGGCCGAGATGGCGGGCAGCCCGATCGAGGAGGTCGCGGGCGCCGGCCACGGAGCGCACCTCTCGCACCCCGACGAGTTCTCCCGCTGGGTCAGCGGGCTCAGCTGA
- a CDS encoding patatin-like phospholipase family protein, which produces MALRRRSERTAFVLSGGGNLGALQVGMLQALAEHAIVPDLVLGCSVGALNGATYARAPTQAGVARMAENWMSIDSPTLMPSSRLPSALQLLRKGASLHDNGGLRESVETMLGDQRRFDELLLPFECVATTVDTAMAHWFTAGDLVEPIMASAALPAVYPPVTIDGVRYVDGGVVDNVPIARAVELGCTRLFVIQVGPHGRPDADIRRPLDGALLAYWLARNSRFARDLAALPEGVEAIVLPPGERPELKYHDFSETAALIDQGYSTTWAFLDSRAGEIKARRSAASWRSRLGRLRLPTGRGRTDAAEAAAVDPAGAIVLGDEMPEQDSAPGEPGVGEDEHATGGDDTTREDHR; this is translated from the coding sequence ATGGCCTTGCGGCGACGCTCCGAGCGAACCGCATTCGTGCTCTCCGGCGGAGGCAACCTCGGCGCGCTGCAGGTCGGGATGCTCCAGGCCCTCGCCGAGCACGCCATCGTGCCGGACCTGGTCCTCGGCTGCTCGGTCGGCGCCCTCAACGGCGCCACCTATGCCCGCGCCCCGACCCAGGCCGGGGTTGCCCGGATGGCCGAGAACTGGATGTCGATCGATTCGCCGACACTGATGCCGTCGTCGCGTTTGCCCTCGGCGCTCCAGTTGCTGCGCAAGGGCGCCTCCCTTCACGACAACGGCGGTCTGCGCGAAAGCGTGGAGACGATGCTGGGCGACCAGCGGCGCTTCGACGAGCTGCTCCTGCCGTTCGAATGCGTTGCCACCACCGTCGACACCGCAATGGCCCACTGGTTCACAGCGGGTGACCTCGTGGAGCCCATCATGGCGTCCGCTGCCCTGCCCGCGGTCTACCCACCGGTCACGATCGACGGGGTGCGGTACGTCGACGGCGGTGTGGTCGACAACGTGCCGATCGCACGGGCGGTGGAACTGGGTTGCACGCGCCTGTTCGTGATCCAGGTAGGGCCCCACGGCCGGCCTGACGCCGACATCCGCCGTCCCCTCGACGGCGCGCTCCTGGCTTACTGGCTTGCGCGCAACAGCCGCTTCGCGCGCGACCTCGCGGCCCTACCCGAAGGCGTGGAGGCCATCGTCTTGCCGCCAGGGGAGAGGCCCGAGCTCAAGTACCACGACTTCAGCGAGACAGCGGCGCTCATTGACCAGGGCTACTCGACGACTTGGGCCTTCCTGGATTCGAGGGCGGGCGAGATCAAGGCGCGGCGCAGCGCAGCCTCGTGGCGATCCAGGCTTGGACGACTGCGCCTGCCTACTGGACGGGGACGCACCGACGCTGCTGAAGCCGCGGCGGTCGATCCCGCAGGAGCGATCGTGCTGGGCGACGAGATGCCGGAACAGGACTCTGCCCCAGGGGAGCCGGGCGTCGGGGAGGACGAGCACGCCACGGGTGGCGACGACACGACCCGGGAGGACCACCGGTAG
- a CDS encoding DUF3151 domain-containing protein translates to MSDAPVNLSRSGPPETELPEPDPASARALADAVALPADQRRDAVAAVAARWPRYQAAWAQLGVLGRDDIESYAAYRVGYHRGLDSLRGAGWRGSGYVRWAHEPNQGFLSCLQGLQRCAAAIGETDEEQRCAQFLNQLDPAEFPPPA, encoded by the coding sequence ATGAGCGATGCGCCCGTGAACCTCAGCCGATCAGGCCCACCGGAGACCGAGCTGCCAGAGCCTGACCCGGCCAGCGCCAGAGCGCTCGCCGATGCGGTTGCGCTACCCGCAGACCAGCGGCGTGATGCCGTGGCCGCAGTTGCCGCACGTTGGCCGCGCTACCAGGCAGCGTGGGCCCAACTCGGGGTGCTGGGTCGCGACGACATCGAGTCCTACGCCGCCTATCGGGTCGGCTACCACCGCGGTCTGGACTCCCTGCGGGGAGCGGGCTGGCGGGGCAGCGGCTATGTGCGCTGGGCCCACGAACCCAACCAGGGGTTCCTGTCGTGCCTGCAGGGACTGCAGCGGTGCGCGGCCGCGATCGGCGAGACCGATGAGGAGCAACGTTGCGCGCAGTTCCTCAACCAGCTCGACCCCGCCGAGTTCCCGCCACCAGCCTGA
- a CDS encoding NTP transferase domain-containing protein, with the protein MGSDSLEWSGLVLCGGESRRMGTDKATMGEPPWATRVARALAGAGCEPVTLVGGGADVAALGWDHVADTRPGAGPASALADRAAAMAAGAAGRGLMVAACDLPGLQHSDVRALMREVANGSPVAAYTVEDRPQWSLVAMGPHGVAEIAAADTAAGASMHALLGHLLHPVTPEVPERVRDIDSPFDGPPTP; encoded by the coding sequence ATGGGCAGCGACTCCCTCGAGTGGTCCGGACTCGTTCTCTGCGGTGGCGAGTCCAGGCGGATGGGCACAGACAAGGCCACGATGGGCGAGCCGCCGTGGGCCACGCGGGTGGCGCGTGCCCTGGCCGGGGCGGGGTGTGAACCAGTGACGCTCGTGGGCGGGGGCGCCGATGTGGCCGCTCTCGGCTGGGATCACGTCGCAGACACCCGGCCGGGTGCCGGCCCGGCGAGCGCGCTCGCCGACCGGGCAGCCGCGATGGCCGCGGGAGCTGCCGGCCGTGGCCTCATGGTGGCAGCGTGCGATCTCCCCGGCCTGCAGCACAGCGATGTCCGGGCTCTCATGCGGGAGGTGGCCAACGGCAGCCCGGTCGCGGCCTACACGGTTGAGGACCGACCCCAATGGTCACTGGTGGCCATGGGCCCCCATGGCGTGGCCGAGATCGCAGCAGCCGACACGGCCGCCGGCGCGTCCATGCACGCCTTGTTGGGCCACCTGCTGCACCCGGTCACCCCCGAGGTGCCCGAGCGCGTCCGCGACATCGATTCGCCTTTCGACGGCCCCCCAACTCCGTAG
- a CDS encoding rhodanese-like domain-containing protein, with amino-acid sequence MEQISVDDLAPRLEAGAVLLDVREPKELTEVRVPGVVAIPLGEVAERLADIPDGDELYVICRSGGRSAKACEIIQAAGRSAVNVAGGTIAWVGSGRPTESGG; translated from the coding sequence ATGGAGCAGATATCCGTCGATGACCTGGCCCCTCGCCTCGAAGCGGGCGCAGTCCTGCTCGACGTTCGCGAGCCCAAGGAGTTGACCGAGGTGCGCGTGCCCGGCGTGGTCGCCATTCCCCTCGGTGAGGTCGCTGAGCGCCTGGCCGACATTCCCGACGGCGACGAGCTCTACGTGATCTGCCGAAGCGGAGGCCGTAGCGCCAAGGCGTGCGAGATCATCCAGGCCGCCGGCCGCAGCGCCGTCAACGTCGCCGGCGGCACCATTGCATGGGTCGGCAGCGGTCGTCCCACGGAGTCCGGTGGCTGA